The Miscanthus floridulus cultivar M001 chromosome 7, ASM1932011v1, whole genome shotgun sequence genome includes a region encoding these proteins:
- the LOC136464143 gene encoding brassinosteroid-responsive RING protein 1-like produces MGFPVGHSEMLLPRVLLQVLLLLGHLHRFLLWAFHAVGLGDLIDLGCNYPAPATAAAQEHQHQPQGRDAAAPLQHRRPDFRPVPAVLVEEALPVVRFDELAGTACGDGDCAVCLSGIGGGDEVRRLSNCRHAFHRACLDRWMAHDQRTCPLCRAPLIPGAAADPWAAAAVAPWPDAGDYDMSYPSSLPSTPLLALPTPTLLRPHELPLTDLGGFQ; encoded by the coding sequence ATGGGCTTCCCCGTGGGGCACTCGGAGATGCTGCTCCCGCGCGTGCTGCTGCAggtgctcctcctcctcggccaccTCCACCGCTTCCTCCTCTGGGCCTTCCACGCCGTGGGGCTCGGCGACCTCATCGACCTCGGCTGCAACTACCCCGCGCCCGCAACGGCGGCAGCGCAGGAGCACCAGCACCAGCCCCAGGGGCGCGACGCGGCCGCGCCGCTGCAGCACCGGCGGCCGGACTTCCGGCCCGTCCCGGCGGTGCTCGTCGAGGAGGCGCTCCCCGTGGTGCGGTTCGACGAGCTGGCCGGGACGGCGTGCGGGGACGGCGACTGCGCGGTGTGCCTCAGCGgcatcggcggcggcgacgaggtgCGGCGGCTCAGCAACTGCCGCCACGCCTTCCACCGCGCCTGCCTCGACCGCTGGATGGCGCACGACCAGCGCACCTGCCCGCTCTGCCGCGCGCCGCTCATCCCCGGCGCCGCCGCGGATCCCTGGGCCGCCGCGGCCGTCGCGCCGTGGCCCGACGCGGGCGATTACGACATGTCGTACCCGTCTTCCCTGCCGTCCACGCCGCTGCTGGCGTTGCCCACCCCGACGCTGCTGCGGCCTCACGAGCTGCCGCTCACCGACCTGGGCGGCTTCCAGTGA